The Hippoglossus hippoglossus isolate fHipHip1 chromosome 19, fHipHip1.pri, whole genome shotgun sequence genome has a segment encoding these proteins:
- the kctd17 gene encoding BTB/POZ domain-containing protein KCTD5 isoform X3 — protein MATTAAEQREPADAAALSTLPDCRGHRSNGNNNNNNNNNNKDSEAAESPSSAGETEPGTASQSIGNGSVINPTGGSNGKWVRLNVGGTVFLTTRQTLLKEQTSFLYRLCQQQDLHSDTDESGAYVIDRDPTYFGPILNYLRHGKLVYNKELAEEGVLEEAEFYNITPLIKLIKERIVERDSKATQQVPPKHVYRVLQCQEEELTQMVSTMSDGWKFEQMVNIGSSYSYGTEDQAEFLCVVSKELHTPGSGLGTEQSHKTKPAELQEEEAAKDEDEEEEEEGGRETTPNEWLRE, from the exons ATGGCAACGACGGCGGCCGAGCAGCGGGAACCGGCGGACGCCGCCGCGCTGTCCACGCTCCCCGACTGCCGCGGCCACCGCAGCaacggcaacaacaacaacaacaataacaacaacaacaaagacagcGAGGCGGCAGAGAGCCCGAGCTCCGCCGGCGAGACCGAACCCGGGACCGCGTCGCAGAGCATCGGCAACGGCTCGGTCATCAACCCCACCGGGGGGAGCAACGGCAAGTGGGTCCGGCTGAACGTCGGCGGCACCGTGTTCCTCACGACCCGGCAGACCCTCCTCAAGGAGCAAACTTCGTTCCTGTACCGGCTGTGCCAGCAGCAGGACCTGCACTCAGACACG GATGAGTCGGGGGCCTATGTGATTGACAGAGACCCCACCTACTTCGGTCCCATCCTCAACTACTTGCGGCACGGCAAACTGGTCTACAACAAGGAGCTGGCTGAAGAAG GTGTCCTGGAGGAGGCCGAGTTTTACAACATCACGCCCCTGATCAAATTGATCAAGGAGAGGATCGTGGAGAGAGACTCCAAAGCCACGCAG CAGGTGCCCCCCAAGCACGTCTATCGGGTGTTGCagtgtcaggaggaggagctgaccCAGATGGTCTCCACGATGTCGGACGGCTGGAAGTTTGAGCAG ATGGTGAACATCGGCTCGTCGTACAGCTACGGAACAGAAGACCAAGCAGAGTTCCTGTGTGTCGTGTCCAAGGAGCTTCACACGCCTGGGTCTGGACTGGGTACAGAGCAGAGCCACAAAACGAAG CCggcggagctgcaggaggaggaagcagcgaaggatgaggatgaggaagaggaggaggagggagggagagaaaccaCACCAAATGAGTGGCTTAGAGAATGA
- the kctd17 gene encoding BTB/POZ domain-containing protein KCTD5 isoform X1, with product MATTAAEQREPADAAALSTLPDCRGHRSNGNNNNNNNNNNKDSEAAESPSSAGETEPGTASQSIGNGSVINPTGGSNGKWVRLNVGGTVFLTTRQTLLKEQTSFLYRLCQQQDLHSDTDESGAYVIDRDPTYFGPILNYLRHGKLVYNKELAEEGVLEEAEFYNITPLIKLIKERIVERDSKATQQVPPKHVYRVLQCQEEELTQMVSTMSDGWKFEQVSVRTCRKPRTGLLWTMVNIGSSYSYGTEDQAEFLCVVSKELHTPGSGLGTEQSHKTKPAELQEEEAAKDEDEEEEEEGGRETTPNEWLRE from the exons ATGGCAACGACGGCGGCCGAGCAGCGGGAACCGGCGGACGCCGCCGCGCTGTCCACGCTCCCCGACTGCCGCGGCCACCGCAGCaacggcaacaacaacaacaacaataacaacaacaacaaagacagcGAGGCGGCAGAGAGCCCGAGCTCCGCCGGCGAGACCGAACCCGGGACCGCGTCGCAGAGCATCGGCAACGGCTCGGTCATCAACCCCACCGGGGGGAGCAACGGCAAGTGGGTCCGGCTGAACGTCGGCGGCACCGTGTTCCTCACGACCCGGCAGACCCTCCTCAAGGAGCAAACTTCGTTCCTGTACCGGCTGTGCCAGCAGCAGGACCTGCACTCAGACACG GATGAGTCGGGGGCCTATGTGATTGACAGAGACCCCACCTACTTCGGTCCCATCCTCAACTACTTGCGGCACGGCAAACTGGTCTACAACAAGGAGCTGGCTGAAGAAG GTGTCCTGGAGGAGGCCGAGTTTTACAACATCACGCCCCTGATCAAATTGATCAAGGAGAGGATCGTGGAGAGAGACTCCAAAGCCACGCAG CAGGTGCCCCCCAAGCACGTCTATCGGGTGTTGCagtgtcaggaggaggagctgaccCAGATGGTCTCCACGATGTCGGACGGCTGGAAGTTTGAGCAGGTCAGCGTGCGCACCTGCAGAAAGCCCCGCACCGGACTGCTCTGGACT ATGGTGAACATCGGCTCGTCGTACAGCTACGGAACAGAAGACCAAGCAGAGTTCCTGTGTGTCGTGTCCAAGGAGCTTCACACGCCTGGGTCTGGACTGGGTACAGAGCAGAGCCACAAAACGAAG CCggcggagctgcaggaggaggaagcagcgaaggatgaggatgaggaagaggaggaggagggagggagagaaaccaCACCAAATGAGTGGCTTAGAGAATGA
- the kctd17 gene encoding BTB/POZ domain-containing protein KCTD5 isoform X2 encodes MATTAAEQREPADAAALSTLPDCRGHRSNGNNNNNNNNNNKDSEAAESPSSAGETEPGTASQSIGNGSVINPTGGSNGKWVRLNVGGTVFLTTRQTLLKEQTSFLYRLCQQQDLHSDTDESGAYVIDRDPTYFGPILNYLRHGKLVYNKELAEEGVLEEAEFYNITPLIKLIKERIVERDSKATQVPPKHVYRVLQCQEEELTQMVSTMSDGWKFEQVSVRTCRKPRTGLLWTMVNIGSSYSYGTEDQAEFLCVVSKELHTPGSGLGTEQSHKTKPAELQEEEAAKDEDEEEEEEGGRETTPNEWLRE; translated from the exons ATGGCAACGACGGCGGCCGAGCAGCGGGAACCGGCGGACGCCGCCGCGCTGTCCACGCTCCCCGACTGCCGCGGCCACCGCAGCaacggcaacaacaacaacaacaataacaacaacaacaaagacagcGAGGCGGCAGAGAGCCCGAGCTCCGCCGGCGAGACCGAACCCGGGACCGCGTCGCAGAGCATCGGCAACGGCTCGGTCATCAACCCCACCGGGGGGAGCAACGGCAAGTGGGTCCGGCTGAACGTCGGCGGCACCGTGTTCCTCACGACCCGGCAGACCCTCCTCAAGGAGCAAACTTCGTTCCTGTACCGGCTGTGCCAGCAGCAGGACCTGCACTCAGACACG GATGAGTCGGGGGCCTATGTGATTGACAGAGACCCCACCTACTTCGGTCCCATCCTCAACTACTTGCGGCACGGCAAACTGGTCTACAACAAGGAGCTGGCTGAAGAAG GTGTCCTGGAGGAGGCCGAGTTTTACAACATCACGCCCCTGATCAAATTGATCAAGGAGAGGATCGTGGAGAGAGACTCCAAAGCCACGCAG GTGCCCCCCAAGCACGTCTATCGGGTGTTGCagtgtcaggaggaggagctgaccCAGATGGTCTCCACGATGTCGGACGGCTGGAAGTTTGAGCAGGTCAGCGTGCGCACCTGCAGAAAGCCCCGCACCGGACTGCTCTGGACT ATGGTGAACATCGGCTCGTCGTACAGCTACGGAACAGAAGACCAAGCAGAGTTCCTGTGTGTCGTGTCCAAGGAGCTTCACACGCCTGGGTCTGGACTGGGTACAGAGCAGAGCCACAAAACGAAG CCggcggagctgcaggaggaggaagcagcgaaggatgaggatgaggaagaggaggaggagggagggagagaaaccaCACCAAATGAGTGGCTTAGAGAATGA
- the kctd17 gene encoding BTB/POZ domain-containing protein KCTD5 isoform X4, translating into MATTAAEQREPADAAALSTLPDCRGHRSNGNNNNNNNNNNKDSEAAESPSSAGETEPGTASQSIGNGSVINPTGGSNGKWVRLNVGGTVFLTTRQTLLKEQTSFLYRLCQQQDLHSDTDESGAYVIDRDPTYFGPILNYLRHGKLVYNKELAEEGVLEEAEFYNITPLIKLIKERIVERDSKATQVPPKHVYRVLQCQEEELTQMVSTMSDGWKFEQMVNIGSSYSYGTEDQAEFLCVVSKELHTPGSGLGTEQSHKTKPAELQEEEAAKDEDEEEEEEGGRETTPNEWLRE; encoded by the exons ATGGCAACGACGGCGGCCGAGCAGCGGGAACCGGCGGACGCCGCCGCGCTGTCCACGCTCCCCGACTGCCGCGGCCACCGCAGCaacggcaacaacaacaacaacaataacaacaacaacaaagacagcGAGGCGGCAGAGAGCCCGAGCTCCGCCGGCGAGACCGAACCCGGGACCGCGTCGCAGAGCATCGGCAACGGCTCGGTCATCAACCCCACCGGGGGGAGCAACGGCAAGTGGGTCCGGCTGAACGTCGGCGGCACCGTGTTCCTCACGACCCGGCAGACCCTCCTCAAGGAGCAAACTTCGTTCCTGTACCGGCTGTGCCAGCAGCAGGACCTGCACTCAGACACG GATGAGTCGGGGGCCTATGTGATTGACAGAGACCCCACCTACTTCGGTCCCATCCTCAACTACTTGCGGCACGGCAAACTGGTCTACAACAAGGAGCTGGCTGAAGAAG GTGTCCTGGAGGAGGCCGAGTTTTACAACATCACGCCCCTGATCAAATTGATCAAGGAGAGGATCGTGGAGAGAGACTCCAAAGCCACGCAG GTGCCCCCCAAGCACGTCTATCGGGTGTTGCagtgtcaggaggaggagctgaccCAGATGGTCTCCACGATGTCGGACGGCTGGAAGTTTGAGCAG ATGGTGAACATCGGCTCGTCGTACAGCTACGGAACAGAAGACCAAGCAGAGTTCCTGTGTGTCGTGTCCAAGGAGCTTCACACGCCTGGGTCTGGACTGGGTACAGAGCAGAGCCACAAAACGAAG CCggcggagctgcaggaggaggaagcagcgaaggatgaggatgaggaagaggaggaggagggagggagagaaaccaCACCAAATGAGTGGCTTAGAGAATGA